In Neorhizobium sp. NCHU2750, a single genomic region encodes these proteins:
- a CDS encoding helix-turn-helix transcriptional regulator, which yields MLTTSQLRAARALIGITVDDLSGATGVSADTIRSIEASSGTADPETAERLKRLFESRGVVFVAAGQQDASGAGVRLHQQGMDEGIKPDNLNSANDG from the coding sequence ATGCTCACGACCTCCCAATTGCGCGCCGCGCGCGCCCTGATCGGCATCACTGTGGACGACCTTTCCGGCGCCACGGGTGTCAGCGCAGATACTATCCGCTCGATAGAAGCGTCATCCGGAACGGCAGACCCGGAGACTGCGGAGCGCCTCAAGCGCCTGTTTGAATCCCGCGGAGTGGTATTCGTCGCGGCCGGCCAGCAGGACGCGTCCGGCGCCGGCGTGAGGCTGCACCAGCAGGGCATGGACGAAGGGATCAAGCCCGACAATCTAAACTCTGCGAATGACGGCTAA
- a CDS encoding O-antigen ligase family protein: protein MQLVRLGGKGLIAFGVLLSGFVISEPAPYELFMVVQIAIWFLLGLKLSRTTCVLLVLLLVFNIGGLFSITVMNDMSGAPMYFAVSTFLGLSSVFYAAVVEDDPWRLELVFKVWIVAALATAILGILGYFNAFPGAHVFTRYDRAMGAFQDPNVFGPYLVGPILYMLYRLLTGRLIISPLLVAGLLVLVLGVFLSFSRAAWGLLVFGGLALVVVMLLKERSTAFRLKILTISMVAALVLVLALVIALQFHQVSDLFTNRAKLVQSYDGARLGRFERHKIGFLMAMERPLGLGPMAFGKIYGEDEHNIWLKSLTTYGWLGFVTYQIMIWSTISMGFRYLLRERPWQPFLMIAWIMIVGHALIGNVIDTDHWRHFYMLLGLLWGCYALEHKQMRRQRAASVNTATAS from the coding sequence ATGCAGCTCGTGCGGCTCGGCGGCAAGGGACTTATCGCGTTCGGCGTCCTCTTATCCGGCTTCGTCATTTCGGAACCTGCGCCCTATGAGCTTTTCATGGTGGTGCAGATCGCCATCTGGTTTCTGCTCGGGCTGAAGCTTTCACGCACCACCTGCGTGCTGCTGGTGCTGCTTCTCGTGTTCAACATCGGCGGGCTATTCTCGATCACGGTGATGAACGACATGAGCGGCGCGCCGATGTATTTTGCCGTATCGACCTTTCTCGGACTGAGCTCGGTCTTCTACGCGGCGGTGGTCGAGGACGATCCCTGGCGGCTGGAACTGGTGTTCAAGGTGTGGATCGTCGCCGCCCTGGCGACGGCGATATTGGGCATACTCGGCTATTTCAATGCATTTCCCGGCGCGCATGTGTTCACCCGCTACGATCGCGCCATGGGCGCCTTCCAGGATCCGAACGTCTTCGGCCCCTATCTCGTCGGGCCGATCCTCTACATGCTCTACCGGCTCTTGACCGGACGGCTGATCATCTCGCCGCTTCTCGTCGCGGGCCTGCTGGTGCTGGTGCTCGGCGTGTTCCTGTCGTTTTCACGCGCGGCCTGGGGCTTGCTCGTGTTCGGCGGACTGGCCCTGGTGGTGGTCATGCTGCTCAAAGAGCGCAGCACGGCGTTCCGGCTGAAGATCCTCACCATATCGATGGTGGCGGCGCTGGTGCTGGTGCTGGCCTTGGTGATCGCCCTGCAGTTCCATCAGGTCTCGGACCTGTTCACCAACCGCGCCAAGCTGGTGCAGTCCTATGACGGCGCCCGTCTCGGACGCTTCGAACGGCACAAGATCGGCTTCCTGATGGCGATGGAGCGGCCGCTCGGGCTCGGACCGATGGCCTTCGGCAAGATCTATGGCGAGGACGAACACAATATCTGGCTGAAATCGCTGACCACCTATGGCTGGCTCGGCTTCGTCACCTATCAGATCATGATCTGGTCGACGATTTCCATGGGTTTTCGCTATCTGTTGCGCGAGCGACCCTGGCAGCCCTTCCTGATGATCGCCTGGATCATGATCGTTGGCCATGCCTTGATCGGCAACGTCATCGATACCGACCACTGGCGCCATTTCTACATGCTGCTCGGCCTGCTGTGGGGCTGCTACGCGCTCGAGCACAAGCAGATGCGCCGGCAGCGGGCTGCGTCAGTGAATACAGCAACCGCCTCTTGA
- a CDS encoding undecaprenyl-phosphate glucose phosphotransferase gives MNELGNPQGQDPEALRRRASGAEADAGAAAATPGASVELNPFAKQIAEQFRESNTSATMLIGQFRLFELALLLAIGLAVSLLVAPAPEGLLLERLAMIAAGSVLTIIMLQLVDTYLIPSLRAVRRTARRVLVSWLIGLALTYLAISFAEGARLPTDAMVVWFLSGAVVLLAERMLTAYAIRHWARNGVMERRAVIVGGGEPAKQLIRQLEQQSDNDIRICGIFDDRGSQRSPSVVAGYPKLGTFAELVEFARLARIDMLIIALPASAEARILQLVRKLWVLPVDIRLAAHANQLRFRPRSYSHVGTVPMFDLYDKPIRDWDSVAKRVFDIVFTVIAVACLWPIMLIAAIAVKATSEGPILFRQNRHGFNNETIKVLKFRSMYTNMSDQTAVKAVTKGDPRVTPVGRFLRKSSIDELPQLFNVLKGELSLVGPRPHAVHAQTGERKYVDVMESYFARHRVKPGVTGWAQVKGLRGELDSDEKIRARTQHDLDYIENWSLLFDLKILFLTPISLFNTDNAY, from the coding sequence ATGAACGAATTGGGTAATCCGCAGGGCCAGGATCCGGAGGCACTGCGTCGCCGCGCCTCGGGCGCCGAGGCAGATGCCGGCGCTGCTGCGGCGACGCCTGGCGCGTCGGTCGAACTCAATCCATTCGCCAAGCAGATCGCCGAGCAGTTTCGCGAAAGCAATACGTCCGCGACCATGCTGATCGGCCAGTTCCGCCTGTTCGAACTCGCCCTGCTTCTCGCCATCGGCCTGGCCGTCAGCCTGCTGGTAGCACCGGCTCCCGAGGGTCTCCTTCTGGAGCGGCTGGCAATGATCGCGGCAGGAAGCGTGCTGACCATTATCATGCTGCAGCTGGTGGATACCTACCTCATCCCGTCGCTTCGTGCAGTCCGGCGCACGGCAAGACGCGTTCTGGTATCGTGGCTGATCGGCCTTGCGCTGACCTATCTTGCAATATCGTTTGCCGAAGGCGCCCGGCTTCCAACCGATGCGATGGTCGTGTGGTTTCTTTCAGGTGCCGTCGTCCTGCTGGCCGAGCGCATGCTGACGGCCTATGCGATCCGCCATTGGGCCCGCAACGGGGTGATGGAGCGGCGTGCCGTGATCGTCGGCGGCGGGGAGCCGGCCAAGCAGCTCATCCGCCAGCTTGAGCAACAGTCCGACAACGATATCCGTATCTGCGGCATCTTCGACGACCGCGGCAGCCAACGCTCGCCGAGCGTCGTCGCCGGCTATCCAAAGCTTGGCACATTCGCCGAACTGGTGGAATTTGCCCGTCTGGCGCGGATCGACATGCTGATCATTGCCCTGCCGGCAAGCGCCGAGGCTCGCATTCTTCAACTGGTGCGAAAGCTGTGGGTGCTGCCGGTCGACATCCGCCTCGCGGCCCATGCGAACCAGCTGCGGTTCCGGCCCCGTTCCTATTCGCATGTCGGCACCGTGCCGATGTTCGATCTTTACGACAAGCCGATCCGCGACTGGGATTCGGTTGCCAAGCGGGTCTTCGACATCGTCTTCACCGTGATTGCAGTCGCCTGCCTGTGGCCGATCATGCTGATTGCGGCGATTGCGGTCAAAGCGACGTCCGAAGGGCCGATCCTGTTTCGTCAGAACCGTCACGGCTTCAACAACGAAACGATCAAGGTTCTGAAGTTCCGCTCGATGTATACAAACATGAGCGACCAGACGGCGGTGAAGGCGGTGACCAAGGGCGATCCGCGCGTCACCCCGGTCGGCCGTTTCCTGCGCAAGTCTTCGATCGACGAACTGCCGCAGCTTTTCAACGTGCTGAAGGGCGAACTGTCACTGGTCGGTCCGCGTCCGCATGCGGTGCACGCCCAGACCGGCGAGCGCAAATATGTCGATGTGATGGAAAGCTATTTCGCCCGTCACCGGGTAAAACCCGGCGTGACCGGCTGGGCACAGGTCAAGGGCTTGCGCGGCGAACTCGATTCGGACGAGAAGATCCGCGCCCGCACCCAGCACGACCTCGACTATATCGAGAACTGGTCGCTGCTCTTCGACCTCAAGATCCTTTTCCTCACGCCAATCAGCCTGTTCAACACGGACAACGCATATTGA
- a CDS encoding glycosyltransferase family 4 protein — MAAAPPLKILHCFRNPIGGIFRHVRDLVEEHSAAGHQVGILCDSTTGGAYEDALFETIRPRLALGLTRMPMRRAISPTDMIALFKSYRHIKSLQPDILHGHGAKGGAMARAIGSVLRVNRYRVARVYSPHGGSLHFARSSLAGQIVLRLERFQERFSDAIVFVCDYERRTYEAKIGRPRPHSQVIYNGINEAEFSPVALEPDAADFMFIGMMRDMKGPDVFIDALARTERRIGRPLTALLVGDGPDEDSYRTMIAESGLGLRLKMQPAMPTRKAFALAKTIVVPSRAEAMPYIVLEALAAGKPVIASRVGGIPEVLGEDSEALAVPGDADDLSRIMTAAATQPDWRARIMPKPASFKAVFSAPVMARDMIGLYRELLPAATKRAS, encoded by the coding sequence ATGGCGGCCGCCCCTCCCCTCAAAATCCTGCACTGCTTCCGCAACCCGATCGGCGGGATCTTCCGGCATGTGCGCGATCTGGTGGAGGAACACAGCGCCGCGGGACACCAGGTGGGCATCCTGTGCGACAGCACGACGGGTGGCGCCTATGAAGACGCGCTGTTCGAGACGATCCGGCCACGGCTCGCACTCGGGCTGACGCGCATGCCGATGCGGCGGGCGATTTCGCCAACCGACATGATAGCGCTCTTCAAGAGCTATCGGCATATCAAGAGTTTGCAGCCGGACATTCTGCACGGTCACGGCGCCAAGGGCGGCGCCATGGCTCGAGCGATCGGCTCAGTGTTGCGGGTTAACAGGTATCGCGTCGCCCGCGTCTATTCCCCCCACGGGGGCAGCCTGCATTTTGCACGGTCGTCGCTCGCCGGCCAGATCGTGCTCAGGCTCGAACGTTTCCAGGAACGCTTCAGCGACGCGATCGTCTTCGTCTGCGATTACGAGCGACGCACCTACGAGGCGAAGATCGGCAGGCCGCGGCCGCATTCGCAGGTCATCTATAACGGTATCAACGAGGCGGAGTTTTCGCCGGTCGCGCTGGAGCCGGATGCTGCCGACTTCATGTTCATCGGCATGATGCGCGACATGAAGGGGCCGGACGTGTTCATCGACGCGCTGGCACGTACCGAGCGACGCATCGGGCGCCCGCTGACGGCACTTCTGGTGGGCGACGGTCCCGACGAGGACAGCTATCGCACGATGATTGCCGAAAGCGGCCTTGGCCTGCGGCTAAAAATGCAGCCCGCCATGCCGACCCGAAAGGCCTTCGCGCTGGCGAAGACCATCGTCGTTCCCTCGCGCGCCGAAGCCATGCCCTATATCGTGCTGGAAGCGCTGGCGGCGGGCAAGCCCGTCATCGCGTCCAGGGTCGGCGGCATACCGGAGGTGCTAGGAGAAGACAGCGAGGCACTGGCTGTGCCGGGCGATGCGGACGACCTGTCGCGCATCATGACGGCCGCGGCGACGCAGCCGGACTGGCGGGCACGCATCATGCCGAAACCGGCTTCGTTCAAGGCCGTTTTCTCCGCACCCGTCATGGCCCGCGACATGATCGGGCTTTATCGGGAACTGCTTCCGGCAGCGACAAAACGGGCCTCCTAA
- a CDS encoding polysaccharide biosynthesis/export family protein — protein sequence MVLAPFKKVRAQTVLAAMLAGAALLSGCATTPPATAGFETSALQPYRLDSGDRLRVTVFEQAGLTNTYTVDQAGYIAFPLVGQVTARGQTLPALEHTIAAKLKQGYLRDPDVSIEIDRYRPVFVMGEVGRPGQYSYVPGMTAQNAIAIAGGFTSRGYEQDVDVTRKINGEVVTGRTGVTATVLAGDTIYVRERLF from the coding sequence ATGGTCCTCGCCCCTTTCAAAAAAGTCCGTGCCCAAACGGTGCTTGCAGCCATGCTGGCTGGCGCCGCGCTGCTGAGCGGCTGCGCGACCACGCCTCCTGCGACTGCAGGCTTCGAGACTTCGGCGTTGCAGCCCTATCGACTGGATAGCGGCGATCGCCTGCGTGTCACCGTTTTCGAACAGGCGGGGCTTACCAATACCTATACGGTTGATCAGGCCGGCTATATCGCCTTCCCGCTGGTCGGGCAGGTCACCGCCCGCGGCCAAACACTGCCGGCACTGGAACATACGATCGCTGCCAAGCTCAAGCAGGGCTATCTGCGCGATCCGGATGTCAGCATCGAGATCGACCGTTATCGCCCCGTCTTCGTCATGGGTGAAGTTGGCCGTCCGGGCCAGTATTCCTATGTGCCGGGCATGACGGCGCAGAATGCGATTGCCATTGCCGGCGGCTTCACGTCGCGCGGCTACGAGCAGGATGTTGACGTGACCCGCAAGATCAACGGCGAAGTGGTGACCGGCCGCACCGGCGTCACGGCGACGGTGCTTGCCGGCGATACGATCTATGTCCGCGAGCGACTGTTCTGA
- a CDS encoding exopolysaccharide transport family protein, with translation MSGANGSYQDVDIDLGRVAAALWERKGRILAVTALAAVGALVVTSLMTPSYKAETRLLIESRSPNLTGADANAANDPVLDALNITSQAQILQSTDLIRRVARELNLAKYKEFDPAAKSLVPDLLVLTGLKPDPMSLDPEDRVVEKFREKLQVYAVENSRVIAIEFSSHDPKLSAAVPNKMAEVYLQIQSGAKIDNHEETAKWLEPEIASLTQKVKDAERKVADYRSQNGLFQTNGASSFSSQQLNDISAELTRVRGDRANAEARAQNVRAALKAGRSPDTISEVSSSQVIQRLKETETNLQAQISDLSTTLLDGHPRLKGLRAQLAQIRQQIANETQKVLAGLDSEADVARLREQQLVSQLNALKADSARSGEEEVGLRALEREATAQRQLLETYLSRYREATSKLDGNATPADARIVSQAVEPSEPFFPKIIPIIVVITLATLIVSCLIVMISELFSGRALRPVNRDADSFPHRAHDEAGRDEPVVAAVPALAPVVAREVVVHPATPEPASLTPEPVVEAAVAPAPEPEIRKAAIAATRVQPPVEHVAAKELPAAVAVSADLPQSEASEPPRAADTSFTIGSVAHYLQRHAIPVAIAVSPAGDDGSTATVMLARAVAETARTVILVDLTGSACPTRLMAEHDRLAGITDLLCGETAFGDAIHRDRLSDAHIVPQGVSDVVRAMRAADRLTIIIDALSDAYDLVLIECGPADIASLKRLVRGENTEIILSVPGFREEAIANLVVTYADAGFPNLLVMAQGDDHQTPSSRRSSAA, from the coding sequence ATGTCTGGTGCGAACGGCAGTTACCAGGATGTGGATATCGACCTGGGTCGGGTGGCCGCGGCTCTGTGGGAGCGAAAGGGTCGCATCCTGGCCGTGACCGCGCTTGCCGCTGTCGGTGCACTTGTCGTGACCAGCCTGATGACGCCGAGCTACAAGGCCGAGACGCGCCTCCTGATCGAATCCCGCTCGCCCAACCTGACCGGCGCCGACGCGAACGCCGCCAATGATCCGGTTCTCGATGCGCTCAACATCACCAGCCAGGCGCAGATCCTCCAGTCGACAGACCTGATCCGTCGTGTGGCAAGGGAATTGAACCTTGCCAAATACAAGGAATTCGATCCCGCCGCCAAATCGCTCGTCCCTGATCTTCTTGTGCTGACTGGCCTGAAACCTGACCCGATGTCGCTCGATCCCGAGGATCGCGTGGTCGAGAAGTTCCGCGAGAAGCTGCAGGTCTATGCGGTGGAAAATTCACGAGTCATCGCGATCGAGTTTTCGTCCCATGACCCGAAACTGTCTGCCGCCGTCCCCAACAAGATGGCCGAGGTCTACCTGCAGATCCAGAGCGGCGCAAAGATCGACAATCATGAGGAAACGGCCAAGTGGCTTGAACCGGAAATCGCCAGCCTGACCCAGAAGGTCAAGGATGCCGAACGCAAGGTCGCCGACTACCGCTCGCAGAACGGCCTGTTCCAGACCAATGGCGCAAGCAGCTTTTCGTCCCAGCAGCTGAACGACATTTCGGCCGAACTCACCCGCGTGCGCGGCGATCGCGCCAATGCCGAGGCGAGGGCGCAGAATGTCCGTGCCGCGCTGAAGGCCGGCCGCAGTCCCGATACGATTTCCGAAGTCTCCAGTTCGCAGGTCATCCAGCGGCTGAAGGAGACGGAGACCAATCTCCAGGCGCAGATCTCCGATCTCTCGACGACACTGCTCGATGGCCATCCGCGGCTGAAGGGGTTGCGCGCCCAACTTGCCCAGATCCGCCAGCAGATTGCAAACGAGACGCAGAAGGTTCTCGCAGGCCTCGACAGCGAGGCAGACGTCGCGCGCCTGCGCGAACAACAGTTGGTAAGCCAGCTCAATGCGCTGAAGGCAGATTCGGCCCGCTCCGGCGAGGAGGAAGTGGGGCTCAGGGCACTGGAGCGTGAGGCGACCGCCCAGCGCCAGTTGCTCGAAACCTATCTGTCGCGCTACCGCGAAGCGACGTCCAAGCTCGACGGCAATGCGACGCCCGCCGATGCCCGTATCGTCTCTCAGGCTGTCGAACCGTCCGAACCCTTCTTTCCCAAGATCATCCCGATCATCGTCGTCATCACGCTGGCCACCCTTATTGTCAGCTGCCTGATCGTGATGATTTCGGAACTGTTCAGCGGCCGCGCCCTTCGCCCGGTCAATCGCGATGCCGATTCCTTTCCTCACCGCGCCCATGACGAGGCGGGGCGCGATGAGCCGGTGGTTGCTGCCGTTCCGGCTCTTGCGCCCGTCGTGGCACGGGAAGTCGTGGTTCATCCGGCAACGCCCGAGCCGGCGAGCCTCACGCCGGAGCCGGTCGTCGAAGCTGCTGTGGCGCCGGCGCCAGAACCCGAAATCCGCAAGGCAGCAATTGCCGCCACCCGTGTCCAGCCGCCGGTGGAACATGTCGCAGCCAAGGAACTGCCGGCCGCCGTTGCTGTCTCCGCCGACCTGCCGCAAAGCGAAGCCTCGGAGCCGCCGCGTGCCGCCGACACCAGCTTTACCATCGGCTCCGTCGCCCATTATTTGCAGCGCCATGCCATACCGGTAGCGATTGCCGTATCGCCCGCCGGCGATGATGGATCGACCGCGACCGTCATGCTGGCCCGCGCCGTGGCCGAGACGGCCCGCACCGTCATCCTCGTCGATCTCACCGGTTCGGCCTGCCCGACGCGGTTGATGGCCGAGCATGACCGGCTGGCCGGCATTACCGATCTTCTCTGCGGAGAAACCGCATTCGGCGATGCCATCCATCGCGACCGGCTTTCGGATGCCCATATCGTGCCGCAGGGCGTCTCAGACGTCGTGCGTGCCATGCGCGCCGCCGACCGCCTGACGATCATCATCGATGCGCTTTCCGATGCCTATGATCTCGTGCTGATCGAATGTGGTCCGGCCGATATCGCAAGCCTCAAGCGCCTGGTCCGCGGCGAAAACACCGAGATCATCCTCTCCGTGCCCGGCTTCCGCGAGGAGGCAATCGCCAATCTCGTGGTCACCTATGCGGATGCCGGCTTCCCCAACCTTCTGGTGATGGCGCAGGGCGACGACCATCAGACGCCATCTTCCCGCCGCTCGAGCGCGGCCTGA
- a CDS encoding GNAT family N-acetyltransferase — MTIAASQTSTDVALPLPGPTDRAALQFGDIRLAVVRDYSSIETDWRRLEGREWNSLNQGLDWCRTWAETQKADMATVTGSIGSRVVLILPFEISRERLGRVARLPGGRFNNINTGLFDEELTQPNTEELQRFKASLAKTLHGLADLIVIDEVPLQWKGISHPLAALASIENQNHSFQLPLLGTMEATLSQVNAKTRRKKFRAQVRRLEAIGGFDYVVATEANEQHDLLDRFFVQKGTRLKAFGLPDVFAPQETQAFLHRLLDAPERGTDRALAMHAIRLKGEHEGHLAAITGLSRQGGHVLCQFSSIDESIGADASPGELLFWLVIENSIENGAGLFDFGIGDQPYKRSWCSQETVLHDMLLPLTLKGSLLAFRHLAATRAKTMIKRNPRLYTLAQSLRSKLG; from the coding sequence ATGACAATAGCGGCAAGCCAGACCAGTACGGATGTAGCATTGCCCCTGCCCGGCCCGACGGACAGAGCTGCGCTGCAATTCGGCGATATCCGGCTGGCGGTGGTTAGAGACTATTCTTCGATCGAGACCGACTGGCGGCGGCTGGAAGGCCGCGAGTGGAACTCGCTCAACCAGGGCCTGGACTGGTGTCGCACCTGGGCGGAAACCCAAAAAGCCGACATGGCCACGGTCACCGGCTCGATCGGATCCCGCGTGGTTCTGATCCTGCCCTTCGAGATCAGCCGCGAACGACTTGGCCGCGTTGCGCGCCTTCCCGGCGGCCGGTTCAACAATATCAATACGGGTCTGTTCGATGAAGAACTGACCCAGCCGAATACGGAAGAGCTGCAGCGGTTCAAGGCATCTCTTGCGAAAACACTGCACGGCCTTGCCGATCTTATCGTCATCGACGAGGTACCGCTTCAGTGGAAGGGCATCAGCCATCCGCTTGCGGCCCTGGCTTCGATCGAGAACCAGAACCATTCCTTCCAGCTGCCGCTTCTCGGCACGATGGAAGCAACGCTTTCACAGGTGAATGCCAAGACGCGACGGAAGAAATTCCGCGCGCAGGTGCGCCGGCTGGAGGCAATCGGCGGGTTCGACTATGTGGTCGCAACGGAGGCCAACGAGCAGCACGATCTGCTCGACCGCTTCTTCGTCCAGAAGGGAACGCGGCTGAAGGCCTTCGGCCTGCCGGACGTGTTCGCACCGCAGGAGACGCAGGCGTTTCTGCATCGTCTTCTGGATGCGCCAGAGCGCGGCACGGACAGGGCGCTTGCGATGCATGCCATCCGCCTCAAGGGCGAACATGAAGGCCATCTGGCGGCCATTACCGGCCTGTCGCGCCAGGGTGGCCACGTGCTTTGCCAGTTCAGCTCGATCGACGAAAGCATCGGTGCGGATGCGAGCCCGGGGGAACTGTTGTTCTGGCTCGTCATCGAAAACAGTATCGAGAACGGCGCTGGCCTGTTCGACTTCGGCATCGGAGACCAGCCCTACAAGCGCAGCTGGTGCAGTCAGGAGACGGTACTGCACGACATGCTGCTGCCGCTCACCCTCAAGGGATCGCTGCTCGCCTTCCGGCACCTCGCGGCAACCCGCGCCAAAACCATGATCAAGCGTAATCCGCGGCTCTACACGCTGGCGCAGAGCCTTCGATCAAAGCTCGGCTGA
- a CDS encoding DUF2842 domain-containing protein: protein MVPRWRSFVGTILIIVLVVVYALAATTIATLTLANAPWWVHFLYFLLSGLLWILPAMLIIKWMAGPRPKQ from the coding sequence ATGGTTCCGCGCTGGAGAAGCTTTGTCGGCACGATCCTGATCATCGTGCTCGTGGTCGTCTACGCACTGGCCGCCACGACGATCGCAACGCTGACACTCGCCAACGCGCCATGGTGGGTGCATTTCCTGTATTTCCTGCTCTCCGGCCTGTTGTGGATCCTGCCGGCGATGCTGATCATCAAATGGATGGCGGGACCGCGGCCCAAGCAGTGA
- a CDS encoding COX15/CtaA family protein, producing MAGAFVMSAADAIIIEATPEIGRISRNRKAVRIWLGLVILTLFCLVLVGGATRLTGSGLSITEWKPIHGVIPPLNAAEWQEEFELYQRIPQFQQLNSDMTVDGFKSIFWWEWSHRLLARSIGMIFGLPLIFFWLTGRIERRLRLPLVGLLALGGFQGFVGWWMVSSGLEKLTSVSQYRLATHLTIACLIFSASVWIMRGLARQPTDAPPTAYSKWAAGALAFMALFQIYLGALVAGLHAGLAYNTWPLMDGSLVPGDLFVQQPWWINLFENPKTVQFVHRCGAYVLWTGTFLHMLTAMIRAPQSSHARRALILFILVSIQAAIGISTLVMEVPLDLALTHQGMAMIVLGFAFAHFRGFVGEYPVETKTAAR from the coding sequence ATGGCAGGAGCCTTCGTCATGTCGGCAGCAGACGCGATCATCATCGAAGCTACGCCCGAGATCGGGCGCATCAGCCGCAATCGCAAGGCGGTTCGCATCTGGCTCGGTCTGGTCATCCTGACACTGTTCTGTCTCGTCCTTGTCGGCGGCGCAACGCGGCTGACCGGTTCCGGCTTGTCGATCACCGAATGGAAGCCGATCCACGGGGTCATCCCGCCGCTCAATGCGGCCGAGTGGCAGGAAGAGTTCGAGCTTTATCAGCGCATCCCGCAATTCCAGCAGTTGAACAGCGACATGACGGTCGATGGCTTCAAATCGATCTTCTGGTGGGAATGGTCGCACCGGCTGCTCGCCCGCTCGATCGGCATGATCTTCGGGCTGCCGCTGATCTTCTTCTGGCTGACCGGCCGTATCGAGCGCCGCCTGCGGCTTCCCTTGGTCGGCCTTCTGGCGCTCGGTGGCTTCCAGGGTTTTGTCGGCTGGTGGATGGTGTCCTCCGGCCTCGAAAAGCTGACCAGCGTGTCGCAATACCGGCTTGCGACCCACCTGACGATCGCCTGTCTCATTTTCTCTGCCTCGGTCTGGATCATGCGCGGCCTTGCCCGCCAGCCGACCGATGCCCCGCCGACCGCATATTCCAAATGGGCCGCCGGCGCGCTCGCCTTCATGGCGCTCTTCCAGATCTATCTCGGCGCGTTGGTCGCCGGCCTGCATGCAGGCCTTGCCTATAACACATGGCCGCTGATGGACGGCTCGCTGGTACCCGGCGATCTCTTCGTCCAGCAGCCATGGTGGATCAACCTTTTCGAGAACCCGAAGACGGTGCAGTTCGTCCACCGTTGCGGTGCCTATGTCCTGTGGACCGGCACCTTCCTTCACATGTTGACCGCTATGATCCGCGCGCCGCAATCCTCGCATGCCCGCCGCGCGCTGATCCTCTTCATCCTCGTCAGCATCCAGGCCGCGATCGGTATTTCGACGCTCGTCATGGAAGTGCCGCTCGATCTGGCGCTCACCCACCAGGGCATGGCGATGATCGTACTTGGCTTCGCTTTCGCCCATTTCCGCGGCTTCGTCGGAGAATATCCGGTCGAAACAAAAACGGCGGCACGCTGA
- the argC gene encoding N-acetyl-gamma-glutamyl-phosphate reductase, whose amino-acid sequence MTAKIFIDGEHGTTGLQIRTRMAGRRDVDLLSIPEAERRNAAMREDLLNSADIAILCLPDDASREAVSMLSGNNKVRVIDTSTAYRIAPDWAYGFAEMDKAQADKIRAARHVANPGCYPTGAIGLIRPLRAAGILPDSYPVTVNAVSGYTGGGKQMIAQMEDQSREDAISANNFVYGLTLKHKHVPEMKTHGLLDRSPLFSPSVGRFPQGMIVQVPLFLDDLKDGATAESIHAALVAHYAGQNIVTVVPLEESAKLPRVDAEELANTDRMKLFVFGTPGGAHVNLVALLDNLGKGASGAAVQNMDLMLSA is encoded by the coding sequence ATGACGGCAAAGATCTTCATCGACGGCGAACACGGCACGACGGGACTGCAGATCCGCACCCGCATGGCCGGCCGCCGCGACGTCGACCTGTTGTCGATCCCGGAAGCCGAGCGGCGCAATGCCGCCATGCGGGAGGACCTGCTCAACAGCGCCGACATCGCCATCCTCTGCCTGCCGGACGATGCCTCGCGCGAAGCCGTGTCGATGCTGTCGGGCAATAACAAGGTACGCGTCATCGACACCTCGACCGCTTATCGGATCGCCCCCGACTGGGCCTATGGCTTTGCCGAAATGGACAAGGCGCAGGCCGACAAGATCAGGGCTGCCCGCCATGTGGCAAATCCCGGCTGCTATCCGACCGGCGCGATCGGCCTGATCCGGCCGCTCAGGGCTGCCGGCATCCTGCCTGACAGCTATCCGGTCACGGTCAATGCGGTTTCCGGCTATACCGGCGGCGGCAAGCAGATGATCGCCCAGATGGAAGACCAGTCCCGCGAGGATGCGATCTCCGCCAACAATTTCGTCTATGGCCTGACCCTCAAGCACAAGCATGTGCCTGAGATGAAGACCCATGGCCTGCTCGATCGTTCGCCGCTGTTTTCGCCTTCGGTCGGCCGTTTCCCGCAGGGCATGATCGTGCAGGTGCCGCTGTTCCTCGACGACTTGAAGGATGGCGCGACGGCCGAGAGCATCCATGCAGCACTCGTCGCCCATTATGCCGGCCAGAACATCGTCACGGTCGTGCCGCTCGAAGAGAGCGCCAAGCTGCCGCGCGTCGATGCGGAGGAACTTGCCAATACCGACCGGATGAAGCTCTTCGTCTTCGGCACGCCGGGCGGTGCGCATGTCAATCTGGTCGCGCTTCTCGATAATCTCGGCAAGGGCGCATCGGGTGCCGCCGTGCAGAACATGGACCTGATGCTGTCGGCATAA